One Manihot esculenta cultivar AM560-2 chromosome 6, M.esculenta_v8, whole genome shotgun sequence DNA segment encodes these proteins:
- the LOC110617072 gene encoding cyclin-dependent protein kinase inhibitor SMR9: MAPSAGTRRRNTTRKPRRTHYKKRLVKSKSVQEASVVEDLSSNSSSTTTITNTSFDNCSKIDGLDFEDVDISTSSCSTPKAQRFRLPEIVSCPPAPKKQRVISNCSLQRKPIAFFAPPDIELFFFFALRDISV; the protein is encoded by the coding sequence ATGGCTCCCTCTGCTGgaacaagaagaagaaacacAACAAGAAAACCAAGAAGAACCCATTACAAGAAGCGGCTTGTCAAGTCCAAGAGCGTTCAAGAAGCATCAGTTGTGGAGGATTTATCTTCTAAttcttcctccaccaccactatCACTAACACAAGCTTCGATAATTGTTCCAAAATCGATGGCTTAGATTTCGAGGATGTTGATATCTCTACAAGTTCATGCTCTACGCCAAAAGCCCAGAGATTTCGGTTACCAGAGATAGTTTCATGCCCACCAGCTCCTAAGAAGCAAAGAGTGATATCAAATTGCTCATTGCAAAGGAAACCGATCGCTTTCTTTGCCCCTCCAGACATAgagctcttcttcttctttgctcTTCGAGATATCTCAGTCTAG